One Microlunatus soli genomic window carries:
- a CDS encoding multidrug effflux MFS transporter produces MTSATAPSAPVALGDRFVGRKYVQLVLLLGALTAIGPLTIDTYLPALPALRAELQAGDASTQLTMTGLLAGLGLGQLIIGPLSDSVGRRKPLIFGLLGHALMSLVCALAPSIEMLIIARTVQGLSGAAVAVVAMAIVRDLFTGLKAAQLLSRLVLVTGVSPILAPSLGSALLALTDWQGIFVVLALIALAAMIIAVVALPETLPTGRRVPAEPLRWLQGYAGLFADRRYLTMVAVAALMFAALFGYVAGSPFVLQDVFGLSPATYGVVFAVNAVGLIVMTQLNPLLVKRFGPERVLRGAVITAVTASVALLLTSLSGAGLIGFVVPIFALLAACGVSAPNAAAIALSRHGENAGTAAALLGSAQFVIGGLATPLVGLLNNGTAVPLAGMMILATGLALALMLRLSRRSL; encoded by the coding sequence ATGACCAGCGCCACCGCGCCCTCCGCTCCCGTTGCCCTCGGCGACCGCTTCGTCGGCCGCAAGTACGTCCAACTCGTGCTGTTGCTGGGCGCCCTGACCGCGATCGGTCCGCTGACCATCGACACCTATCTGCCCGCGCTGCCGGCTCTGCGCGCCGAACTGCAGGCCGGCGATGCCAGCACCCAGCTGACCATGACCGGTCTGCTGGCCGGACTCGGACTCGGTCAATTGATCATCGGTCCGCTGTCGGATTCGGTCGGCCGGCGGAAGCCGCTGATCTTCGGTCTGCTCGGCCACGCCCTGATGTCACTGGTCTGCGCACTGGCGCCGAGCATCGAGATGTTGATCATCGCCCGTACGGTTCAGGGATTGTCCGGCGCTGCGGTCGCGGTGGTCGCGATGGCGATCGTTCGGGACCTGTTCACCGGCCTGAAGGCCGCCCAGCTACTGTCCCGGCTGGTGCTGGTGACCGGGGTGTCCCCCATCCTGGCGCCGAGCCTGGGCAGCGCACTGCTGGCATTGACCGACTGGCAAGGAATCTTCGTGGTGCTGGCGCTGATCGCGTTGGCGGCGATGATCATCGCCGTCGTGGCACTGCCCGAGACGCTGCCGACCGGACGTCGGGTGCCGGCCGAGCCGCTGCGCTGGCTGCAGGGCTACGCCGGTCTGTTCGCCGATCGCCGATACCTGACGATGGTCGCGGTGGCCGCGTTGATGTTCGCTGCGCTGTTCGGCTACGTCGCCGGCTCGCCGTTCGTGTTGCAGGACGTCTTCGGGCTGAGCCCGGCCACGTACGGTGTGGTGTTCGCCGTCAATGCTGTCGGGCTGATCGTCATGACGCAGCTGAATCCGTTGCTGGTCAAGCGATTCGGGCCCGAGCGGGTGCTGCGTGGAGCGGTGATCACCGCTGTCACGGCCTCGGTGGCGCTGCTGCTGACCTCGCTGTCGGGTGCCGGGCTGATCGGCTTCGTGGTGCCGATCTTCGCACTGCTCGCCGCCTGCGGGGTTTCCGCGCCGAACGCAGCCGCGATCGCACTGTCCCGGCACGGCGAGAACGCCGGCACCGCCGCCGCCCTGCTCGGTTCGGCCCAGTTCGTGATCGGTGGTCTGGCCACTCCGCTGGTCGGGCTGCTGAACAACGGCACCGCCGTCCCGCTGGCCGGCATGATGATCTTGGCCACCGGCCTGGCTCTGGCCCTGATGTTGCGGCTGTCCCGGCGATCGCTCTGA
- a CDS encoding histidine phosphatase family protein — translation MTELYLVRHGETEWSKSGQHTSTTDLPLTEHGREQAELLNGRLLPEDFGLILTSPRLRARETARLAGFTGDAEPKTDDDLVEWAYGDYEGRTSPDIRTARPDWDLWRDGCPGGESPADVVQRLTRVVDRVRNSGVERSIAFAHGHALRVLTLCWLGLDISLGDQFPLHTATISVLGWEKNEPALQRWNGPVG, via the coding sequence GTGACCGAGCTGTACCTGGTCCGGCACGGTGAGACCGAGTGGAGCAAGAGCGGTCAGCACACCTCGACCACCGATCTGCCGCTGACCGAACACGGCCGCGAACAGGCCGAGCTGCTCAACGGCCGACTGCTGCCGGAGGACTTCGGGCTGATCCTGACCAGTCCACGCCTGCGGGCCCGGGAGACGGCCCGATTGGCCGGGTTCACCGGCGATGCCGAACCGAAGACCGACGATGATCTCGTCGAATGGGCCTACGGGGACTACGAGGGCCGGACCAGTCCGGACATCCGGACCGCCCGCCCGGACTGGGATCTGTGGCGGGACGGCTGCCCGGGCGGCGAGTCACCGGCTGACGTGGTCCAGCGGCTGACCCGGGTGGTGGACAGAGTGCGCAACTCCGGCGTCGAACGGTCGATCGCGTTCGCTCACGGCCACGCCCTCCGGGTCTTGACCCTGTGCTGGCTCGGACTCGACATCAGCCTGGGTGATCAGTTCCCGCTGCACACGGCGACGATCTCGGTGCTCGGCTGGGAGAAGAACGAGCCCGCACTGCAACGCTGGAACGGTCCGGTCGGCTGA
- a CDS encoding acyltransferase domain-containing protein codes for MPTPATSSARTTPTRTAADRLAAADDAALRRLGFRDDDRAELAAIIERVLADTDRLAQVEELAAALRARIGAFDSEEQPFAGYAGDERERADAEWGIGVLPLLALLVTADDVAAFHAERGIGRDISEVSLSDLGQQAWVHRRTYGEFGLHTFGWLTVAWSGALYWLGRLQFNLTRSELPGIDGGWVISTHIPEAGPLTPEAVAESFGRARAFFGRYFADYPTTLFHCASWLLDPQLVEVLAPESNMVAFQQLWELRGEPRDGDGDALFFVFRRRGEVDHTTLPQRTSLERAIVARLNDGGHWSVREGVIDQQRFPELDR; via the coding sequence GTGCCGACTCCCGCGACCTCCTCTGCTCGAACCACCCCGACCCGAACCGCCGCCGATCGCCTGGCCGCCGCCGACGACGCCGCCCTGCGCCGGCTGGGATTCCGTGACGACGATCGTGCCGAGCTGGCCGCGATCATCGAACGAGTGCTCGCCGACACCGACCGTCTCGCTCAGGTCGAGGAGTTGGCGGCGGCGCTGAGGGCGCGGATCGGTGCCTTCGACAGCGAGGAGCAGCCGTTCGCCGGCTACGCCGGGGACGAACGCGAGCGTGCCGACGCCGAGTGGGGGATCGGCGTCCTGCCCCTGCTGGCGTTGTTGGTCACCGCCGACGACGTCGCCGCCTTCCATGCCGAGCGGGGCATCGGCCGAGACATCTCCGAGGTCAGCCTGTCCGATCTCGGACAGCAGGCCTGGGTGCACCGCCGCACCTACGGGGAATTCGGTCTGCACACGTTCGGCTGGTTGACCGTCGCCTGGTCCGGCGCCCTCTACTGGCTCGGCCGGCTCCAGTTCAATCTCACCCGCTCCGAGTTGCCCGGGATCGACGGTGGCTGGGTGATCTCGACCCATATCCCCGAGGCCGGTCCGCTGACCCCGGAGGCGGTGGCCGAGTCGTTCGGCCGCGCACGCGCCTTCTTCGGTCGGTATTTCGCCGACTACCCGACGACGTTGTTCCACTGCGCGTCCTGGTTGCTGGATCCGCAGCTGGTCGAGGTGCTGGCGCCGGAATCCAACATGGTCGCCTTCCAGCAGCTGTGGGAGCTGCGCGGTGAGCCGCGGGACGGCGACGGCGATGCCCTGTTCTTCGTCTTCCGCCGGCGGGGCGAGGTCGATCACACGACGTTGCCGCAGCGGACGTCACTGGAGCGGGCGATCGTCGCCCGGCTGAATGACGGCGGGCACTGGAGCGTCCGGGAGGGCGTGATCGATCAGCAGCGCTTTCCGGAGCTCGACCGGTGA